Genomic DNA from Candidatus Thermoplasmatota archaeon:
TTTTATTGAGATTACATCTTTGCCTTTAAGAGAGCTCATTAAAAAACAAAATACTTTTCTAATAATTAAATACTATCGATGCATGAAAATAAAAATATTAATAGTCAGTAGTAAATTTGTATTATTATGGTTCTCGTTTTTCTCTTGAGCTGTTTTATAGGCGCCTTAGTATTTGGAGCTCTTACCTGGACTTCTAAATATCTATGGCGTAGCAAGCTAAAAACTCAGCTCTTCGCATTCATCACAATAATATTTACAGTCTTATTTATGATATCAGCTTTGGAATCGCTATAATCTTGAGAAATGATAAATAAAGCTAGGAAAGCTGTTGATATTATGAACTCTATACCTATAAAGCAGGCTGTGAGTTGGAGTTTAGAAAATGGTAGAGTTGTAATAGTTGTAAAGAAGCATTTTACTAAGCTAGAAAAATTTCTGCAGAAATATCTTAAAGGGCCTGAGTATGTGAAAGTGCCCTTAGATACTCTAGGCTCTGCCATATGGCTTCTCTGCGACGGTGAGCATACAATCAAAGACATTTGCGATGAAATGAGTAAAAGCTATAAAGAGGCAATAGAGCCTGCTGTACCAAGAATAACTAAATTTCTAGCAATGCTCTTGCGTAGGAATTTTATAAGATTGGAAAAATGAAGATTTTACAAAAAGAATTTTACGATAGAGATGCTAAGGTTGTTGCTAAAGAAATTCTAGGTAAATTGCTGATTAGAAAGCTTAAAAATAATAAACTTATTGGAAAAATTGTAGAGACTGAGGGTTATTATGGCGCTAAAGATCCTGCTTCTAGAGCTAGAAAAAGTAAAATTCTAGACGAATTGTGGAAAACTGCAAGACCTTCAACTATATTTGTTTATATGGTACATGGCAATTGCCTACTCAATATAATGATGAGGCGAAGAGCGGCGCAGATATTAACTCAAGACCTGAATTTCAGAGGCTTATGAAAGATGCGGAGCATCATAAGTTTGATGCTGTTGTTGTAAGCAAGCTCGACAGGTTTGGCAGAAGTGTACGCGACCTTGTAGAATCTCTTGATAAGCTCAAAAATCTTAACATTGGGTTCATCAGTGCAAGAGATAATATTGACACAACGACTCCGAACGGCAGGCCGCTCTTTCATATACTTAGTGCGTTTGCAGAGTTCGGGCGAGAGATAATTAAAGAGCGCATGCAAGCAGGCAAGGAAAAGGCGAAGTGCGAATGCAAACTTGTTCACAGGCCGAAAAAAGAGCTGAACCTAGAACAGTTGAAAGAGCTCTACTGCAAAAACAAACTCACTATCAGGGGTTGTGCTAAATTTTTCGGTGTGCATCCAAGTACGATTTCTGCAAGGCTCAGGGAGACGGGCGTGGGGATAAGGAAACTGTAATATCACAACATCTTTCCTAGGCTCTCCGAATTTTTGGTGGGGGTAGTTCACGTGGCTAACTTTATAGATCCTTCCATTTAGTTACCTTTATTGCTAGGAGAACGAATATTATTGCAAGCGAGCCTAAAACCAAAAAAGCCACGCAAGCTTCTGCAGGATTTTGATAGATCATTATATTCCTTAATCCCTGATGGAAATAATATAGAGGTAAGAATTTAGCAACTGTTTGCAAGTAGCTTGGCATCATTTCCACAGGCCAAAACGCACCAGAGAGAAACATCATAGGAAATGCAATAGCGTTACCTGCCCCAGTTGCGGCTTCTACATCTTTTATCACACCTCCTAACACTATACCAATACAACAGAATGTAACTGCGCCTATAAAAATAAGCGAAAGCGCATAATGGTCTGGAAGCGCCCTAACGCCGAAAACGAGCCAACCCAATCCTACCATTACAATCATAAGTAGGAATGCTAGCAAAGTCTGCTGACCAACGTTAGCCAAAATCCAAGAACTTTTATTTAAAGGTGTTGCCACAATTCTTTTTATAGTGCCGTTTCTTCTATACTCAGATACAGTAGAAGTCACGCCAATAATTCCATTTGTCATTATAAAAGCAGCTATATAGCCTGGGAGATAATAATCTGCAGGCTTTAATCTTCTTTC
This window encodes:
- a CDS encoding DNA-3-methyladenine glycosylase, whose translation is MKILQKEFYDRDAKVVAKEILGKLLIRKLKNNKLIGKIVETEGYYGAKDPASRARKSKILDELWKTARPSTIFVYMVHGNCLLNIMMRRRAAQILTQDLNFRGL
- a CDS encoding ABC transporter permease codes for the protein MFFSFLFPVMLLLIFGTVFGATESVKYTLHIQNFDLDDGKPTNLSDALIKALDSTGTFDLESLDTNINITRYVKENPSFSSYRILIIPEGFEQTALNKSISVRMGVIIDTLVQIEELYGSYMNESERENITQGREALSQWKNATLTAESAELLLLTDQADQAAPIVKGIVYSVVNAFNNELIGGEEVVNIATQPLVERRLKPADYYLPGYIAAFIMTNGIIGVTSTVSEYRRNGTIKRIVATPLNKSSWILANVGQQTLLAFLLMIVMVGLGWLVFGVRALPDHYALSLIFIGAVTFCCIGIVLGGVIKDVEAATGAGNAIAFPMMFLSGAFWPVEMMPSYLQTVAKFLPLYYFHQGLRNIMIYQNPAEACVAFLVLGSLAIIFVLLAIKVTKWKDL
- a CDS encoding PqqD family protein, with amino-acid sequence MINKARKAVDIMNSIPIKQAVSWSLENGRVVIVVKKHFTKLEKFLQKYLKGPEYVKVPLDTLGSAIWLLCDGEHTIKDICDEMSKSYKEAIEPAVPRITKFLAMLLRRNFIRLEK
- a CDS encoding recombinase family protein, whose translation is MPTQYNDEAKSGADINSRPEFQRLMKDAEHHKFDAVVVSKLDRFGRSVRDLVESLDKLKNLNIGFISARDNIDTTTPNGRPLFHILSAFAEFGREIIKERMQAGKEKAKCECKLVHRPKKELNLEQLKELYCKNKLTIRGCAKFFGVHPSTISARLRETGVGIRKL